The following proteins are encoded in a genomic region of Arachis stenosperma cultivar V10309 chromosome 4, arast.V10309.gnm1.PFL2, whole genome shotgun sequence:
- the LOC130973525 gene encoding cyclic dof factor 2, with protein MSEVAKDPAIKLFGKTIPVPEIPTGSGDLTGAPALSSVDDSVDQNNTSSTNSTSSSDAHELEEIDNKDTLGNKPDEKKQEVVPLQSSEIVNPDTASAAGEESVSQSTEKEAMALKTSKTEEEQSETSNSQDKTLKKPDKILPCPRCNSMDTKFCYYNNYNVNQPRHFCKNCQRYWTAGGTMRNVPVGAGRRKNKNSAVHYRQITGPEGAMQNNRKDLPNGVHHPPLMCNGTVLTFGSDAPLCESMASVLNLSEKTAHNYMRNGFAKPEELRIRVPGASEEKGNYQSNKSSVSSAKPMGGTTNSNSQEQSIQNGHSFTPQIPYFPGPPWTFPWNPAQWNSSVPPPAFCPPGFAMPFYPATAYWGVSGAWNMPWLAQPSSPNAAATNSGPNSPTLGKHSREENMFKSNEPGGENEDKQSKENHKEKCLWVPKTLRIDDPEEAAKSSIWTTLGIKHDKDDSVLGEGLFKPFPSKYHEKSHPIQASPVLQANPAALSRSLNFREAS; from the exons ATGTCGGAAGTTGCAAAGGACCCTGCGATCAAGCTCTTCGGGAAGACGATCCCGGTGCCGGAGATTCCTACCGGATCCGGCGACCTCACCGGAGCTCCGGCACTCTCGTCCGTTGATGACAGTGTTGATCAGAATAACACCTCTTCCACGAACTCTACCAGCAGCAGCGATGCACATGAGCTAGAAGAAATTGATAACAAG GATACTTTGGGAAATAAACCAGATGAAAAGAAGCAAGAAGTAGTGCCCCTGCAATCATCAGAAATTGTCAATCCGGATACAGCATCTGCGGCAGGTGAAGAATCTGTTAGTCAGTCCACTGAGAAAGAAGCCATGGCCTTGAAAacttccaagactgaagaagaacAGTCTGAGACAAGTAATTCACAAGATAAGACCCTCAAAAAGCCAGACAAAATTCTGCCGTGCCCCCGCTGTAATAGCATGGACACCAAGTTCTGTTACTACAACAACTACAACGTCAACCAACCCCGCCACTTCTGCAAGAACTGTCAGAGATATTGGACTGCTGGCGGAACCATGAGGAACGTGCCTGTAGGTGCTGGTCGCAGAAAGAACAAGAACTCTGCTGTTCATTATCGTCAGATAACTGGCCCCGAAGGAGCAATGCAAAATAACAGGAAAGACTTGCCAAATGGGGTCCATCATCCTCCTTTGATGTGCAATGGCACGGTCCTTACATTTGGGTCTGATGCACCCTTGTGCGAATCAATGGCATCTGTTTTGAACCTTTCTGAAAAAACTGCACACAATTACATGAGGAATGGATTTGCTAAGCCTGAAGAGCTAAGAATTCGGGTTCCCGGTGCGAGTGAAGAAAAAGGGAACTATCAATCCAATAAATCTTCGGTTAGCTCTGCAAAACCGATGGGAGGTACAACCAATAGTAATTCCCAAGAACAATCCATTCAGAATGGTCATAGCTTCACACCACAAATTCCCTACTTTCCCGGTCCCCCTTGGACATTCCCTTGGAATCCGGCGCAGTGGAACTCTTCGGTACCACCACCTGCTTTTTGCCCACCGGGATTTGCCATGCCTTTCTATCCCGCAACAGCTTATTGGGGTGTCTCAGGTGCATGGAACATGCCGTGGCTAGCACAACCATCATCGCCAAATGCTGCAGCCACAAACTCTGGGCCTAACTCGCCAACCTTGGGCAAACATTCAAGAGAAGAAAACATGTTTAAATCAAATGAGCCTGGTGGTGAGAATGAGGACAAACAAAGCAAAGAGAATCACAAAGAAAAGTGCCTTTGGGTTCCAAAAACACTAAGAATTGATGATCCAGAAGAAGCAGCAAAAAGTTCTATATGGACTACACTCGGAATCAAACATGATAAGGATGACTCAGTTCTTGGCGAAGGACTCTTCAAACCATTCCCTTCAAAGTACCACGAAAAGAGTCATCCGATACAAGCCTCGCCTGTCTTGCAGGCCAATCCGGCAGCATTGTCTAGGTCACTAAACTTTCGCGAGGCTTCATAA
- the LOC130973021 gene encoding uncharacterized protein LOC130973021 gives MGHSCFLLLLLSSLLFLSFVGHGFGRVALMETHEHTHSTHSTQEYGTTMRASFEVEDYADPQPNINPKNGYLYSPPPPSPGSPAPTPTTKEDDQDQEQD, from the exons ATGGGTCACTCTTGCTTTCTCCTGCTTCTCCTTTCAtctctcctctttctctcttttgttGGCCATG GATTTGGTAGGGTGGCACTGATGGAGACTCATGAGCATACACATTCTACTCATTCAACACAG GAATATGGTACAACAATGAGGGCATCGTTTGAGGTTGAGGATTATGCTGACCCACAACCAAATATAAATCCCAAAAATGGTTATCTTTAcagtcctcctcctccttcaccGGGTAGTCCAGCTCCTACTCCAACTACCAAAGAAGATGATCAAGACCAAGAACAAGATTAG